One window of the Eschrichtius robustus isolate mEscRob2 chromosome 13, mEscRob2.pri, whole genome shotgun sequence genome contains the following:
- the SBF1 gene encoding myotubularin-related protein 5, protein MARLADYFVLVAFGPHPRGSGEGQGQILQRFPEKDWEDNPFPQGIELFCQPSGWQLCPERNLPTFFVAVLTDINSERHYCACLTFWEPVEPTQEGLCTEDTAEREEEAGEGGLVGLSPAAPGPPGQLFAPKTLVLVSRLDHVEVFRNSLGLIYTIHVEGLNVGLENVVGNLLTCVIPLAGGSQRTISLGAGDRQVIQTPLTDSLPISRCSVALLFRQLGITNVLSLFCAALTEHKVLFLSRSYQRLSDACRGLLALLFPLRYSFTYVPILPAQLLEVLSTPTPFIIGVNAAFQAEAQELLDVIVADLDGGTVTVPECVHIPPLPEPLQSQTHSILSMVLDPELELADLAFPPPTTSTSSLKMQDKELRAVFLRLFAQLLQGYRWCLHMVRIHPEPVIRFHKAAFLGQRGLVEDDFLMKVLEGMAFAGFVSERGVPYRPTDLFDELVAHEVARMRADENHPQRVLRHVKELAEQLYKNENPYPAVAMHKVQRPGEASHLRRAPRPFPRLDEGTVQWIVDQATAKLQGAPPAVKAEKRTTVPSGPPMTAILERTSGLHGNSARRLEVVRNCISYVFEGKMLEAKKLLPAVLRALKGRAARRCLAQELHLHVQQNRAVLDHQQFDFVVRMMNCCLQDCTSLDEHGIAAALLPLVTAFCRKLSPGVTQFAYSCVQEHVVWSTPQFWEAMFYGDVQTHIRALYLEPAEDRDPSQVGEAPAQADERSALDVASEQRRLWPTLSREKQQELVQKEESTVFSQAIHYANRMSYLLLPLDGSKSRLLRERAGLGDLESASNSLVTNSMAGSVAESYDTESGFEDAETCDVPGAVVRFINRFVDKVCTESGVTSDHLKGLHVMVPDIVQMHIETLEAVQRESKRLPPIQKPKLLRPRLLPGEQCVLDGLRVYLLPDGREGGAGGSRGGPALLPAEGAVFLTTYRVIFTGMPTDPLVGEQVVVRSFPVAALTKEERINIQTPSDQYLPDGLQLRSCTFQLLKMVFDEEVGSDSAELFRKQLHKLRYPPDIRGTFALTLGSAHTPGRPPRATKDKGPSFRTLSRNFMKNAKRTIGRQYVTRKKYNPPSWEHRGQPSPEDQEDEISVSEELEPSTLTPSLALKPSDRMTMSSLVERACCRDYQRLGLGTLSSSLSRAKSEPFRISPVNRMYAICRSYPGLLIVPQSVQDNALQRVSRCYRQNRFPVVCWRSGRSKAVLLRSGGLHGKGVVGLFKAQNAPSPGQSQADSSSLEQEKYLQAVVSSMPRYADASGRNTLSGFSSAHMGSHVPSPRARVTTLSNPMAASASRRTAPRGKWGSVRASGRSGGLSTDVGTRLAGMGPPQANGAPPDPGFLRPQRAALYIIGDKAQLKGVRPDPLQQWELVPIEVFETRQVKGSFKKLLKACVPSYPATEPGSASFLCSLEDSEWLIQIHKLLQVSVLVVELLDSGSSVLVSLEDGWDITTQVVSLVQLLSDPFYRTLEGFRLLVEKEWLSFGHRFSHRGAHTLAGQSSGFTPVFLQFLDCVHQVHLQFPMEFEFSPFYLKFLGYHHASHRFRTFLLDSDYERIELGLLYEEKGERRGQPACRSVWEYVERLSKRTPVFYNYLYAPEDTEVLRPYSNVSNLKVWDFYTEETLAEGPPYDWELAQGPPEPPEEERPDGGAPQSRRRVVWPCYDSCPRAQPDAISQLLEELQRLETELGRPPERWKDAWDRVKAAQRLEGRQDGRGTPSSLLVSSVPHHRRSLGVYLQEGPVGSTLSLSLDSDQSSGSTASGSRQAARRSTSTLYSQFQTAESENRSYEGTLYKKGAFMKPWKARWFVLDKTKHQLRYYDHRVDTECKGFIDLAEVEAVAPGTPTLGAPKTVDEKAFFDVKTTRRVYNFCAQDVPSAQQWVDQIQSCLSDA, encoded by the exons ATGGCGCGGCTCGCGGACTACTTCGTGCTGGTGGCGTTCGGGCCGCACCCGCGCG GGAGTGGGGAAGGCCAGGGCCAGATCCTGCAGCGCTTCCCAGAGAAGGACTGGGAGGACAACCCGTTCCCCCAGGGCATCGAGCTG TTTTGCCAGCCCAGTGGGTGGCAGCTGTGTCCTGAGAGGAACCTGCCGACCTTCTTTGTTGCTGTCCTCACCGATATCAACTCCGAGCGGCACTACTGCGCGTGCTTGACTTTCTGGGAGCCCGTGGAGCCCACACAG GAAGGGCTGTGCACCGAGGACACTgctgagagggaagaggaggcaggTGAGGGAGGCCTAGTGGGACTGTCACCCGCAGCTCCTGGCCCGCCCGGCCAGCTTTTTGCTCCAAAGACGCTGGTGCTGGTGTCTCGATTGGACCATGTGGAGGTGTTCAGG AACAGCTTGGGTCTCATCTACACCATCCATGTGGAGGGCCTGAACGTGGGCCTGGAGAACGTGGTTGGGAACCTGCTGACGTGCGTCATCCCTCTGGCCGGGGGCTCACAG AGAACCATCTCTTTGGGGGCTGGGGACCGGCAGGTCATCCAGACGCCACTCACCGACTCGCTGCCCATCAGCCGCTGCAGCGTGGCCCTGCTTTTCCGCCAGCTGG GCATCACCAACGTGCTGTCTCTGTTCTGTGCGGCGCTCACGGAGCACAAGGTGCTCTTCCTGTCCCGGAGCTACCAGCGGCTCTCGGACGCCTGCCGGGGACTCCTGGCGCTGCTCTTCCCTCTCCGATACAG TTTCACCTATGTGCCCATCCTGCCGGCGCAGCTCCTGGAGGTGCTCAGCACGCCCACACCCTTCATCATCGGAGTCAACGCTGCCTTCCAGGCAGAGGCCCAGGAGCTG CTGGATGTGATTGTTGCTGATCTTGATGGCGGGACGGTGACTGTGCCCGAGTGCGTGCACATTCCACCCCTGCCAGAGCCACTGCAGAGCCAGACGCACAGTATTCTGAGCATG GTCCTGGATCCAGAGCTGGAGCTGGCAGATCTTGCCTTCCCTCCACCTACGACGTCCACTTCCTCCCTGAAGATGCAG GATAAGGAGCTGCGCGCCGTCTTTCTGCGGCTCTTTGCTCAGCTCCTGCAAGGCTACCGCTGGTGTCTGCACATGGTCCGCATCCACCCGGAGCCTGTCATCCGCTTCCATAAG GCAGCCTTCCTGGGCCAGCGTGGGCTGGTGGAGGATGATTTCCTGATGAAGGTGTTGGAGGGCATGGCCTTTGCAGGCTTCGTGTCGGAGCGCGGGGTCCCCTACCGCCCTACGGACCTATTTGATGAG CTGGTGGCCCACGAGGTGGCACGGATGCGGGCGGATGAGAACCACCCCCAGCGTGTCCTGCGTCATGTCAAGGAACTGGCAGAGCAGCTCTACAAGAAC GAGAACCCGTACCCTGCCGTGGCTATGCACAAGGTGCAGAGGCCAGGGGAGGCCAGCCACCTGCGGCGGGCGCCCCGGCCCTTCCCCCGGCTAGACGAGGGCACGGTGCAGTGGATCGTGGATCAGGCCACAGCCAAGTTGCAGGGCGCACCCCCGGCCGTGAAGGCCGAGAAGAGGACCACCGTGCCCTCAGGGCCCCCCATGA CCGCCATACTGGAGCGGACCAGTGGGCTCCACGGCAACAGTGCGCGCCGGCTGGAGGTGGTCCGGAACTGCATCTCCTACGTGTTCGAGGGGAAGATGCTTGaggccaagaag CTGCTTCCGGCTGTGCTGAGGGCCCTGAAGGGGCGTGCGGCCCGCCGCTGCCTTGCCCAGGAGCTGCACCTGCACGTGCAGCAGAATCGGGCGGTCCTTGACCACCAGCAGTTCGACTTCGTGGTCCGCATGATGAACTGCTGTCTGCAG GACTGCACCTCCCTGGATGAGCACGGCATCGCAGCTGCTCTGCTGCCCCTGGTCACTGCCTTCTGCCGG AAGCTGAGCCCAGGGGTGACGCAGTTTGCGTACAGCTGCGTGCAGGAGCACGTAGTGTGGAGCACGCCACAGTTCTGGGAGGCCATGTTCTACGGGGATGTGCAGACCCACATCCGGGCCCTCTACCTGGAGCCTGCCGAGGACCGAGACCCCTCCCAG GTTGGGGAGGCACCCGCACAGGCGGACGAGCGCTCTGCCCTGGACGTGGCCTCTGAGCAGAGGCGCCTGTGGCCCACGCTGAGCCGCGAGAAGCAGCAGGAGCTGGTGCAGAAGGAGGAGAGCACCGTGTTCAGCCAGGCCATCCACTATGCCAACCGCATGAGCTACCTGCTCCTGCCCCTGGACGGCAGCAAGAGCCGGCTGCTCCGGGAGCGCGCAGGGCTGGGTGACCTGGAGAGCGCCAGCAACAGCCTGGTCACCAACAG CATGGCAGGCAGCGTGGCGGAGAGCTATGACACAGAGAGCGGCTTCGAGGACGCAGAGACCTGTGACGTGCCCGGGGCCGTGGTCCGCTTCATCAACCGCTTCGTGGACAAGGTCTGCACAGAGAGTGGGGTCACCAGCGACCACCTCAAGGGGCTGCATGTCATGGTGCCAG ACATCGTCCAGATGCACATCGAGACCCTGGAGGCCGtgcagagagagagcaagaggctGCCCCCCATCCAGAAG CCCAAGCTGCTTCGGCCACGCCTGCTGCCCGGTGAGCAGTGCGTGCTGGACGGCCTGCGTGTCTACCTGCTGCCGGACGGGCGTGAGGGGGGTGCCGGGGGCAGCAGGGGCGGCCCCGCACTGCTCCCGGCGGAGGGCGCCGTCTTCCTCACCACGTACCGGGTCATCTTCACGGGGATGCCCACCGACCCCCTGG TGGGGGAACAGGTGGTGGTCCGCTCCTTCCCGGTGGCTGCGCTGACCAAGGAGGAGCGCATCAATATCCAGACCCCCAGTGACCAGTACCTGCCGGACGGGCTGCAGCTGCGCTCCTGCACCTTCCAG CTGCTGAAGATGGTCTTTGACGAGGAGGTGGGGTCTGACAGCGCTGAGCTCTTCCGCAAGCAGCTGCACAAGCTGCGGTATCCGCCAGATATCAGGGGCACCTTCGCACTCACCCTGGGTTCTGCCCACACACCCGGCCGGCCGCCCCGTGCCACCAAGGACAAGGGTCCTTCCTTCAG GACCCTGTCCCGGAACTTCATGAagaacgctaagaggaccatcggGCGGCAGTATGTCACTCGGAAGAAGTACAACCCCCCCAGCTGGGAGCACCGGGGCCAGCCATCCCCTGAGGACCAGGAGGATGAGATCTCAG TGTCGGAGGAGCTGGAGCCCAGCACGCTGACCCCTTCCTTGGCCCTGAAGCCCTCGGACCGCATGACCATGAGTAGCCTGGTGGAGAGGGCGTGCTGCCGGGACTACCAGCGCCTGGGGCTGGGCACGCTGAGCAGCAGCCTGAGCCGCGCAAAATCCGAGCCCTTCCGGATCTCCCCGGTCAACCGCATGTACGCCATCTGCCGCAG CTACCCGGGGCTGCTAATCGTCCCGCAGAGCGTCCAGGACAACGCCCTGCAGCGCGTCTCCCGCTGCTACCGCCAGAACCGCTTCCCGGTGGTCTGTTGGCGCAGCGGGCGCTCCAAGGCCGTGCTGCTGCGCTCAGGGGGCCTGCACGGCAAGGGGGTCGTCGGCCTCTTCAAGGCCCAGAACGCGCCTTCTCCGG GCCAGTCCCAGGCCGACTCCAGCAGCCTGGAGCAGGAGAAGTACCTGCAGGCCGTGGTCAGCTCCATGCCGCGCTACGCCGATGCGTCCGGTCGCAACACCCTCAGCGGCTTCTCCTCGGCCCACATGGGCAGCCACG TGCCCAGCCCCAGAGCCAGGGTCACCACGCTGTCCAACCCCATGGCGGCCTCGGCCTCCAGACGGACTGCGCCCCGAG GTAAATGGGGCAGTGTCCGGGCCAGTGGGCGCAGCGGTGGGCTCAGCACTGATGTAGGCACCCGGCTAGCAGGCATGGGTCCCCCCCAGGCCAACGGGGCCCCCCCCGACCCAGGCTTTCTCCGGCCCCAGCGTGCAGCCCTCTACATCATTGGAGACAAAGCCCAGCTCAAG GGTGTACGGCCAGATCCCCTGCAGCAGTGGGAGCTGGTGCCCATCGAGGTGTTCGAGACACGGCAGGTGAAAGGCAGCTTCAAGAAGCTGCTGAAGGCGTGTGTCCCCAGCTATCCTGCCACTGAGCCGGGTTCAGCCTCCTTCCTGTGCTCCCTGGAAGACTCAGAGTGGCTGATCCAG ATCCACAAGCTGCTGCAGGTGTCGGTGCTGGTGGTGGAGCTCCTGGACTCGGGCTCCTCTGTCCTGGTGAGCCTGGAGGACGGCTGGGACATCACCACTCAG GTGGTGTCCCTGGTGCAGCTGCTCTCGGACCCCTTCTACCGCACCCTGGAGGGCTTCCGTCTGCTGGTGGAGAAGGAGTGGCTGTCCTTTGGCCATCGCTTCAGCCACCGCGGGGCCCACACCCTGGCCGGGCAAAGCAGTGGCTTCACGCCAGTCTTTCTGCAGTTCCTGGACTGCGTGCACCAG GTCCACCTGCAATTCCCCATGGAGTTCGAGTTCAGCCCGTTCTACCTCAAGTTCCTCGGCTACCATCACGCGTCCCACCGCTTCCGGACCTTCCTGCTGGACTCGGACTACGAACGCATCGAGTTGG GGCTGCTGTATGAGGAGAAGGGGGAGCGCCGGGGCCAGCCGGCCTGCCGCTCGGTGTGGGAGTACGTGGAGCGGCTGAGCAAGAGGACGCCGGTGTTCTACAACTACCTGTACGCGCCCGAGGACACAGAG GTCCTCCGGCCGTACAGCAACGTGTCCAACCTGAAGGTGTGGGACTTCTACACCGAGGAGACGCTGGCCGAGGGCCCCCCCTATGACTGGGAGCTGGCGCAGGGGCCCCCTGAGCCCCCGGAGGAGGAGCGGCCCGATGGGGGTGCCCCCCAGAGCAGGCGCCGGGTGGTGTGGCCCTGCTACGACAGCTGCCCCCGAGCCCAGCCCGACGCCATCTCCCAGCTGCTGGAG GAGCTGCAGCGGCTGGAGACAGAGCTGGGCCGACCCCCTGAGCGTTGGAAGGACGCCTGGGATCGGGTGAAAGCTGCCCAGCGCCTTGAAGGCCGGCAAGACGGACGT ggcaCCCCCAGCTCCCTGTTGGTGTCCAGTGTGCCCCACCACCGCCGCTCGCTGGGTGTGTACCTGCAGGAGGGACCCGTGGgctccaccctgagcctcagtctgGACAGCGACCAGAGCAGCGGCTCAACTGCGTCCGGCTCCCGCCAGGCAGCCCGCCGCAGCACCAGCACCCTGTACAGCCAGTTCCAGACAGCCGAGAGCGAGAACAG GTCCTATGAGGGCACCCTGTACAAGAAGGGGGCCTTCATGAAGCCCTGGAAGGCCCGCTGGTTTGTGCTGGACAAGACTAAGCACCAG CTGCGCTACTACGACCACCGAGTGGACACGGAGTGCAAGGGCTTCATCGACCTGGCGGAGGTGGAGGCCGTGGCGCCTGGCACTCCCACTCTGGGTGCCCCCAAGACCGTGGACGAGAAGGCCTTCTTTGAC GTGAAGACGACGCGTCGTGTTTACAACTTCTGTGCCCAGGACGTGCCGTCAGCCCAGCAGTGGGTGGACCAGATCCAGAGCTGCCTGTCGGACGCCTGA
- the ADM2 gene encoding protein ADM2: MARLLTVTLGCISFLYLQLPGALSLGLARSRPPARPREPPARTPSSGLQSRHPAARSVVWKLHRALQPQRSASLAPAMGQPLRNGPRRHLGPRRPRAQLLRVGCVLGTCQVQNLSHRLWQLVGSAGPHDSAPVDPSSPHSYG, encoded by the exons ATGGCCCGGCTCTTGACGGTCACCCTCGGTTGCATCAGCTTCCTCTACCTGCAGCTCCCAGGCGCGCTGTCCCTCGGCCTGGCCCGGAGCCGGCCGCCCGCGCGACCCAG GGAGCCCCCAGCCCGGACTCCTTCCAGTGGCTTGCAGTCCCGGCACCCTGCAGCCCGGTCTGTGGTCTGGAAGCTGCACCGGGCCCTCCAGCCCCAGAGGAGTGCCAGCCTGGCCCCTGCTATGGGTCAGCCTCTCCGGAACGGCCCCCGCCGACACTTGGGTCCCCGCAGGCCCCGAGCCCAGCTCCTGCGTGTCGGCTGTGTGCTGGGCACCTGCCAGGTGCAGAACCTCAGCCACCGCCTATGGCAGCTTGTCGGCTCAGCCGGCCCACACGACTCAGCCCCTGTGGACCCCAGCAGCCCTCACAGCTACGGCTGA